One part of the Acetoanaerobium sticklandii genome encodes these proteins:
- the rnr gene encoding ribonuclease R has protein sequence MKLSIKESILQLMREEAYSPLSKTELCQIFCASKADKDILNSILYEMEEEGLIYKTKKEKYGLPQKMNLFVGKLSVHPKGFAFLDTGVEGERDIFIPASALNGAMHQDRVIARVVKSETTQSRTEGEIIKIIERGYTEIVGKFEASKNFGFVISDNKRLTADVFIAKKDSMGAKTGDIVVCKITKYPQKGRNPEGKVKEILGKQGEKGVDLLSIIKQNGLPEEFPKKVLKQAHEIPEDIDPREIHSRLDLRNELIYTIDGSDAKDLDDAISIEKLNNGNYKLGVHIADVTHYVTEGAPLDDEALKRGTSVYLVDTVIPMLPPKLSNGVCSLHPDVDRLTLSCIMEIDEKGKVVSHEIKKTVINSKARLVYEDVSDILENDNEELKQKYSYILDKLKLSEELAKILTARRSQRGAMDFDFPESKILMDEAGNVTDIIKYDRRIANRIIEEFMLIANETVAEQFFWAQIPFVYRVHENPDPEKIRDFVKFIGAFGYTLKGDVEEIHPKELQKLLGDIENTKEELVISTLMLRSLKQARYSPICTGHFGLAAKYYTHFTSPIRRYPDLQIHRIIKETIDESLNEKRLNRLKAIVEKASEQSSIREREADEAQRQVEDLRKAEYMKNHVGEEYEGVISSITSFGMFVELYNTVEGLIRLNNLSDDYYIFDQENYLLFGEHTKKTFKIGDKINIKVDSVNIPLREVNFVLA, from the coding sequence ATGAAACTAAGTATAAAAGAGAGCATATTACAGCTCATGAGAGAAGAGGCATACAGCCCTCTTAGTAAAACTGAATTATGTCAAATATTTTGCGCTAGTAAAGCAGATAAAGATATTTTAAACAGCATACTATATGAAATGGAAGAGGAAGGCCTAATATACAAAACGAAAAAAGAAAAGTATGGACTTCCACAGAAAATGAATTTATTTGTAGGGAAATTAAGCGTGCATCCAAAGGGATTTGCATTTTTAGATACAGGAGTAGAAGGAGAAAGAGATATATTTATTCCAGCAAGTGCATTAAATGGTGCTATGCATCAAGATAGAGTAATAGCAAGAGTGGTGAAAAGCGAAACTACTCAGAGTCGTACTGAGGGCGAGATAATTAAAATAATAGAAAGAGGCTATACAGAAATTGTAGGAAAATTCGAAGCTTCTAAAAATTTTGGATTTGTAATATCAGATAATAAAAGGCTTACAGCAGATGTTTTTATAGCAAAAAAAGATTCAATGGGAGCTAAAACCGGAGACATAGTAGTTTGTAAAATAACTAAATATCCTCAAAAAGGGCGAAATCCAGAAGGCAAAGTAAAAGAAATTCTAGGAAAACAAGGAGAAAAAGGTGTAGACCTGCTTTCAATTATCAAGCAAAATGGTTTGCCAGAGGAGTTTCCTAAGAAAGTTCTAAAGCAAGCGCATGAAATACCAGAAGACATAGATCCAAGAGAAATTCACTCAAGACTAGATCTTAGAAATGAACTTATATATACCATAGATGGCTCTGATGCCAAGGATTTAGACGATGCAATTTCAATTGAAAAGTTAAATAACGGAAATTACAAGCTAGGTGTCCATATAGCAGATGTTACTCATTATGTAACTGAAGGAGCTCCACTAGATGATGAAGCTCTAAAAAGAGGAACCTCTGTCTATCTAGTAGATACAGTTATTCCTATGCTCCCACCAAAACTTTCAAATGGAGTATGCTCGCTTCATCCAGATGTAGACAGGCTTACCTTATCATGCATTATGGAAATAGATGAAAAAGGCAAGGTTGTAAGTCATGAAATCAAAAAAACAGTTATTAACTCAAAAGCTAGATTAGTTTATGAAGATGTATCTGATATTTTAGAAAATGACAACGAAGAGCTAAAACAAAAATACAGCTATATTTTAGATAAGCTAAAGCTTTCTGAGGAGTTAGCAAAGATATTAACTGCAAGAAGAAGTCAAAGAGGAGCCATGGATTTTGATTTTCCAGAGAGCAAGATTCTTATGGATGAAGCAGGAAATGTTACAGATATAATTAAGTATGATAGAAGAATAGCAAATAGAATAATTGAGGAATTTATGCTTATAGCAAATGAAACAGTGGCAGAACAGTTTTTCTGGGCACAGATTCCGTTTGTTTACAGGGTTCATGAGAATCCAGATCCTGAAAAAATAAGAGATTTTGTTAAGTTCATAGGAGCTTTTGGATATACTTTAAAAGGTGATGTCGAGGAAATCCACCCAAAAGAACTGCAAAAATTGCTTGGAGATATAGAAAATACTAAGGAAGAGTTAGTAATATCAACTCTTATGCTTAGATCTCTTAAGCAAGCCAGATATTCACCGATTTGTACTGGTCACTTTGGACTTGCAGCTAAGTATTACACTCATTTTACTTCTCCTATTAGAAGATATCCTGACCTTCAGATTCACAGGATAATAAAAGAAACTATTGATGAGTCTCTAAATGAAAAACGACTTAATAGATTAAAAGCTATAGTTGAGAAGGCATCAGAGCAGTCTTCTATAAGAGAAAGAGAAGCAGATGAAGCCCAAAGGCAAGTTGAAGACCTTAGAAAAGCTGAGTATATGAAGAACCATGTAGGAGAAGAATATGAAGGAGTTATTTCTTCAATTACTTCATTTGGTATGTTTGTAGAGCTTTACAACACAGTAGAAGGTCTAATAAGACTTAACAATCTTTCAGATGATTATTATATCTTCGATCAAGAAAATTATTTGTTATTTGGAGAGCATACGAAAAAAACCTTCAAAATCGGAGATAAAATAAATATCAAGGTAGATAGTGTCAATATACCTCTTAGAGAAGTGAACTTTGTCCTAGCTTAA
- a CDS encoding FprA family A-type flavoprotein — protein MNTLSVKIHEDVHYIGVNDRETHLFENMWPLDNGISYNSYLLTGEKNVLLDTVKITKVDSFLVKIQNILKDKPLDYLVIHHMEPDHSGSIKSVIDMYPDVKLVGNKKTQDFLEAFYGVTGNFIEVKEGDTLDLGDKKLTFYMTPMVHWPESMVSYESKHKILFSQDAFGGFGALDGPIFDDEINWDFYESETRRYYSNIVGKHSKQVQVAIKKLAGLDISMICPVHGPVWRSKPEKIVSLYDKWSKFDTDEGVVIVYGTMYGNTSIMAEAIARVLAEEGIKDVKMYDVSKTHNSHIINEIWKYKGLILGSCTYNNGLFPIMSNLVNVIKMNNIQNHILGVFGSYSWSGGAVKTLKEFGETCQYDFIENVVEVKCSPAIDDLEKCAEIAKEMAKRLKESR, from the coding sequence ATGAATACCTTGTCAGTAAAGATTCATGAAGATGTACATTATATTGGAGTAAATGACAGAGAAACCCATTTGTTTGAAAATATGTGGCCGCTAGATAACGGAATAAGCTATAACTCATATCTTTTAACTGGAGAAAAAAATGTACTTTTAGATACAGTGAAAATTACTAAAGTAGATAGCTTCTTAGTAAAAATTCAAAACATCCTAAAAGATAAGCCACTTGATTACCTTGTAATTCATCATATGGAGCCAGACCACTCAGGCTCTATAAAATCTGTAATAGATATGTATCCAGATGTAAAGCTTGTAGGAAACAAAAAAACTCAAGATTTCTTAGAAGCGTTTTATGGGGTAACCGGAAATTTCATTGAAGTTAAAGAAGGCGATACTTTAGATTTAGGAGATAAAAAGCTTACATTTTATATGACTCCTATGGTTCACTGGCCAGAGTCTATGGTGAGCTATGAATCAAAGCATAAAATATTATTTTCCCAAGATGCTTTTGGGGGTTTTGGTGCTTTAGATGGTCCTATTTTTGATGATGAAATAAACTGGGATTTTTATGAATCAGAAACTAGAAGATATTATTCTAATATAGTTGGAAAGCATAGTAAGCAAGTTCAAGTAGCTATAAAAAAACTAGCTGGACTTGATATATCTATGATATGCCCTGTGCATGGACCAGTATGGAGAAGCAAGCCTGAAAAGATAGTTTCTCTATATGATAAATGGAGTAAATTTGACACAGATGAAGGTGTTGTAATAGTATACGGTACTATGTACGGAAACACTTCTATCATGGCAGAGGCTATAGCAAGAGTACTTGCTGAAGAAGGTATCAAAGATGTGAAGATGTATGACGTATCCAAAACTCATAACTCACATATTATAAATGAAATCTGGAAGTACAAGGGCTTAATCCTTGGAAGCTGTACCTACAACAACGGACTTTTCCCAATAATGAGCAACCTTGTAAATGTAATCAAAATGAACAATATTCAAAACCACATTTTAGGAGTTTTCGGCTCGTATAGCTGGAGTGGGGGAGCAGTTAAAACATTAAAAGAGTTTGGCGAAACTTGCCAGTATGATTTTATAGAAAATGTAGTTGAAGTTAAATGCTCACCTGCAATTGATGACCTTGAAAAATGTGCAGAGATAGCTAAAGAAATGGCTAAGAGGCTAAAAGAAAGCAGATAA
- the smpB gene encoding SsrA-binding protein SmpB: protein MEGSKTVATNRKARFNYEIIETYEVGIELKGTEVKSIRAGKVNLGEGYASVDNGEVFLKQVHISPYEQGNIFNVDPLRVRKLLLHKQEIRKLIGETTQKGYSLIPLSMYLKRGKVKVQLALAKGKKNYDKRESLAKKDAQRRMEREIKDRY from the coding sequence ATGGAAGGTTCGAAAACCGTAGCAACCAATCGAAAAGCAAGATTCAATTACGAAATCATAGAAACGTATGAAGTCGGAATCGAACTAAAGGGAACAGAAGTAAAATCAATAAGAGCTGGAAAAGTAAACCTAGGAGAGGGCTATGCAAGTGTTGATAACGGAGAGGTTTTTCTAAAGCAAGTGCATATCAGCCCATATGAACAAGGAAATATTTTTAATGTAGACCCTCTTAGAGTAAGAAAGCTTTTACTTCATAAACAGGAGATTAGAAAGCTTATAGGAGAAACTACTCAAAAAGGCTACTCCCTCATACCTCTTTCCATGTATCTTAAGCGTGGGAAAGTTAAAGTACAGCTTGCTCTTGCAAAAGGTAAGAAGAATTACGATAAGAGAGAATCTCTTGCCAAAAAAGATGCTCAGCGCAGGATGGAAAGAGAAATAAAAGACAGATATTAA
- a CDS encoding extracellular solute-binding protein, with amino-acid sequence MKIYKSVLSIFCILTILFSFTSCSSKPTEKENPLDPQKPVTVVLWHYYNGNIKEKFDEIVSEFNETVGMEKGIVVDAQSQGDVDQLATSVQNSVNQAIGSSPMPDLFAAYPDTALTVHKIKGLVNLEQYFTQEELNEYRKEFLEEGNFLFDEGLYIMPIAKSTENLFINKTSWEEFASENSIDDKKLQTWEGLTEVAALYYEKTGKSFFGIDSNANYMIQAAMQLENEIYKYNEDGSAEFNLSKDSAYKVWQNYYVPYINKHFAKTGRFSSDDAKTGSVIAYVGSTAGASYFPTEVTFSQDNIVQIEPLTIAYPHFESGNPVAIQQGAGICMTKSDYAHEYASAEFLKWFTDTKQNVKFAITTGYFPVKNEALSEEILLAALEENNINSESIKSTIKTTSKMLETYELYSNKPFDKSYEMRRFLETSLFDKVTTDLEALDSSNMKMDERAQAIEELTSMPSFEKWYEDLVNNANKILKG; translated from the coding sequence ATGAAAATTTATAAAAGTGTCCTTAGTATTTTTTGTATTTTGACTATTCTTTTTTCTTTCACTTCCTGCTCTAGTAAACCTACAGAGAAAGAAAATCCCTTAGATCCTCAAAAACCAGTTACTGTAGTATTATGGCATTATTATAATGGAAATATAAAAGAAAAATTTGATGAGATAGTATCTGAATTTAATGAAACTGTAGGTATGGAAAAAGGGATTGTTGTAGATGCTCAAAGTCAAGGAGATGTAGACCAGTTAGCTACATCAGTACAAAATTCTGTTAATCAGGCAATAGGTTCTTCTCCTATGCCAGATCTTTTTGCGGCTTATCCAGATACAGCGCTTACGGTTCACAAAATAAAAGGTCTTGTGAACTTAGAACAGTATTTTACTCAAGAGGAGTTAAATGAATATAGAAAAGAATTTTTAGAAGAAGGCAATTTTTTGTTTGATGAAGGCTTGTATATAATGCCTATTGCAAAATCAACAGAAAACCTATTTATAAATAAAACCTCCTGGGAGGAGTTTGCTAGTGAAAATTCCATAGACGATAAAAAGCTTCAAACCTGGGAAGGACTCACTGAAGTAGCTGCTTTATACTATGAAAAAACTGGAAAGAGCTTTTTTGGAATTGATTCAAATGCGAACTATATGATACAAGCAGCTATGCAGCTTGAAAATGAAATATATAAATATAATGAAGACGGCTCTGCTGAGTTTAACCTATCAAAAGATTCAGCTTATAAGGTATGGCAAAACTATTATGTACCATATATAAACAAGCATTTTGCAAAAACTGGCAGATTCAGCTCTGACGATGCAAAGACAGGAAGTGTAATTGCTTATGTAGGCTCAACTGCTGGTGCATCATATTTCCCAACAGAAGTTACCTTTAGTCAAGATAATATAGTACAAATAGAACCTCTCACTATAGCTTACCCACATTTCGAAAGTGGAAATCCAGTAGCTATTCAGCAGGGAGCAGGAATATGTATGACAAAGAGCGACTATGCACATGAATATGCATCAGCAGAGTTTTTGAAATGGTTTACAGATACAAAACAAAACGTCAAATTTGCAATAACTACTGGATATTTTCCAGTTAAAAACGAAGCCTTAAGCGAAGAAATATTATTAGCTGCTCTTGAGGAAAACAATATTAATAGTGAATCTATAAAGTCGACTATAAAAACAACTAGCAAAATGCTGGAAACCTATGAGCTATACAGCAATAAGCCCTTTGATAAGAGCTATGAGATGAGAAGATTTTTAGAAACCAGCTTGTTTGACAAGGTTACAACAGACTTAGAGGCTTTAGATTCAAGCAATATGAAGATGGATGAAAGAGCTCAGGCTATAGAAGAGCTAACCAGTATGCCTAGCTTTGAAAAATGGTACGAGGATTTAGTAAATAATGCCAACAAAATTCTAAAAGGATAA
- a CDS encoding sensor domain-containing diguanylate cyclase, whose amino-acid sequence MRRILRQRNSIVYRLTIFAIIIIVIQSLFLIAVLVNGGVLRQAKLNAYESFSDKVQGRKAYLELEMKNRWTNVDPFLSQISKKLSKTYETDTLLLDSLSSELIEMLRTTKATGAFILLTDDINDNNVPGLYFRDYDPLSDNLSFKDLYVVVGPSEIAKKLKVPLDQMWSYDLRLTSDNHDFIKKPLNLANLSNDPKLLGYWSKPFKLSDTDLQIMTYSMPIFDSENNLKGIVGIEVTLNHMIKMLPATDLKLKDSLGYILTHKPTNDSKPIPSVIVSALQKRYLVENEPLNLLIENEDFGIYKLLNHTGSYDIYASVEELKLYQPNTPFEGESWYLVGFMRGDELFSYVYRTQSILWGAFIIALIVGIFGGVYFSYRFSKPIVDLSKKVRESNKNEIMIVEPTGLLEVDELAQAMQEANNERLESVSRLTRVISLFDLPIAAFEIKNNSDDIFVTEKLYTILDLDDKNKTNFMNKLNELLNNPEENEEGVYKINLEYPRWVKLKMTDSSDTTIGVIQDITEEMKEKLQIRMDRDIDPLTRLLNRRAFQSYMEQLLFKNPLKSSALVMFDLDNLKNMNDTYGHKWGDFYIKEAVQRLNNITQRNKMLLGRRSGDEFVLLLYGFTSKQEIEDCMNEFFSYIKGNTIKLPDGKDYSIGISAGLAWIDSWPTDYEDLLNKADEALYISKFNNKGNWTKL is encoded by the coding sequence ATGAGACGGATATTGAGACAAAGAAATTCAATTGTATATAGATTGACTATTTTTGCGATTATTATAATTGTAATACAGTCTTTGTTTTTAATAGCTGTTTTAGTCAATGGAGGAGTTTTAAGACAAGCTAAATTAAATGCTTATGAATCCTTTAGCGATAAAGTACAAGGTAGAAAAGCATATTTAGAGCTTGAGATGAAAAATAGATGGACAAATGTAGACCCATTCTTGTCTCAAATATCAAAAAAACTTTCTAAGACCTATGAGACAGATACGCTACTACTAGATAGTTTGTCTTCGGAGTTAATAGAAATGCTGAGAACTACAAAGGCAACGGGAGCTTTTATATTGCTTACTGACGATATAAATGATAATAATGTTCCGGGACTTTATTTTAGAGATTATGATCCTTTGTCTGATAATCTTTCTTTTAAAGATTTATATGTAGTAGTTGGACCTTCTGAGATAGCAAAAAAACTCAAGGTACCTTTAGATCAGATGTGGAGCTATGATTTACGATTAACAAGTGATAATCATGATTTTATAAAAAAACCTCTTAATCTCGCTAATTTATCAAATGACCCTAAACTTTTAGGCTACTGGAGCAAGCCATTTAAATTATCGGATACTGATTTGCAAATAATGACTTACTCCATGCCTATATTTGACTCTGAGAACAATCTAAAAGGCATAGTAGGCATAGAAGTTACACTCAATCATATGATTAAAATGCTTCCAGCTACTGATTTGAAGCTAAAGGATTCACTTGGCTATATTTTAACGCATAAACCAACAAATGATTCTAAGCCAATACCATCAGTAATAGTAAGCGCACTCCAAAAAAGATATTTAGTAGAAAATGAACCGCTAAATCTGCTTATTGAAAATGAAGACTTTGGGATCTATAAGCTTTTAAACCACACTGGCAGTTATGATATTTATGCCAGTGTAGAAGAACTAAAGCTGTATCAGCCAAATACACCTTTTGAAGGAGAGTCATGGTATCTAGTTGGATTTATGAGAGGGGACGAGCTGTTCTCATATGTATATAGAACCCAAAGTATATTATGGGGAGCATTCATTATAGCCTTGATAGTAGGAATATTTGGAGGTGTGTATTTTAGTTATAGATTTTCAAAACCAATTGTGGATCTTTCTAAAAAAGTAAGAGAAAGTAATAAAAATGAAATTATGATAGTAGAGCCTACTGGCTTACTTGAGGTGGATGAACTCGCACAGGCTATGCAAGAAGCCAATAATGAAAGACTGGAGTCTGTATCTAGACTAACTAGAGTAATTTCGCTATTTGATTTGCCAATCGCTGCTTTTGAGATAAAAAATAACAGTGATGACATTTTTGTAACAGAAAAACTTTACACTATTTTAGACCTTGATGATAAAAATAAAACTAATTTTATGAATAAATTAAACGAACTTCTAAATAATCCTGAGGAAAATGAGGAAGGTGTTTATAAAATAAATCTAGAATATCCAAGATGGGTTAAGCTAAAGATGACCGATTCTTCAGATACTACAATTGGAGTTATTCAAGATATTACTGAAGAGATGAAGGAGAAGCTCCAAATAAGAATGGATAGAGATATTGATCCACTTACTAGACTTCTAAATAGAAGAGCTTTTCAAAGCTATATGGAGCAATTACTATTCAAAAATCCATTAAAAAGCTCTGCACTTGTTATGTTTGATTTAGATAATCTGAAAAATATGAATGATACCTATGGTCATAAATGGGGAGATTTCTATATAAAAGAAGCTGTTCAAAGACTTAATAACATAACTCAGAGAAACAAGATGCTGCTTGGAAGACGCTCTGGAGATGAGTTTGTTTTACTCCTTTATGGGTTTACGAGCAAGCAAGAAATAGAAGACTGTATGAATGAGTTCTTTTCATATATTAAAGGCAATACTATAAAGCTTCCAGATGGAAAGGATTATAGTATAGGAATATCTGCTGGACTTGCTTGGATTGATAGCTGGCCTACAGATTACGAGGATTTATTAAATAAAGCTGATGAAGCGCTTTATATATCTAAATTTAATAATAAGGGTAACTGGACTAAACTTTAA
- a CDS encoding putative bifunctional diguanylate cyclase/phosphodiesterase, protein MSNAANAKEIISELLEEKLYIASESIATKLNTLESSQLDALADEYRVDDIHIYNPQGVIVKTNVNEYIGWKAFEGHPVYNFMTGNSNSLIEEIRPDTESGVYFKYGYYKLDNGSFVQIGIRAEKIHEFLNDFEIQNLITTLKEINSLEKVLFIDNELRIVNSTDYNLTGVKITNPRIREIIEKNEESGFIAQNKNDEYYQFYQPINFDGVKIGTLAIYYDTESIRQSSRLIIMNGLVIYLIVLCILGYIVSSFYSKSKRYFDIGFYDKLSNLPNKHYFEEYIKPLLAKSDIQNQALIFINIKNFSAVNISYGYAFGDEVIKKIALNLKNINTVKTTLFRMESDRFLLFVENYTDENEILSLIAQINNVFSTSLDLSNSDYSLTVELGIVKLDEEDLELDRIMKNGAIALKNVKRDTFVNYVFFNKDMEEALIRQNKIERELRKALADPLQEIIYVEFQPQVDIISGKILGFEALARMKSEDLGHVSPMEFIPIAEEKLLIVELGNFVLKKSCEFIKTLNQHNIFNQWVAINISAAQILRSDFVKTILGIIEECDCDKSQIELEITESLLIDNFELVNNQLDRLRRFGIKISLDDFGTGYSSFSMLEETNIDKLKIDRSFINRITEDNLEVSIAEDIISMAHKLGLTVIAEGVESQNQKNCLSEHECDIAQGYYYSKPISFEKAIKMATNN, encoded by the coding sequence TTGTCAAATGCGGCAAATGCAAAGGAAATAATATCTGAGCTGCTTGAAGAAAAACTTTATATAGCTAGCGAAAGTATAGCTACTAAGCTAAATACCTTAGAAAGCAGTCAACTTGATGCTTTAGCTGATGAATATAGAGTTGACGATATCCATATTTACAATCCTCAAGGAGTAATTGTAAAGACAAATGTCAATGAGTATATTGGGTGGAAGGCTTTTGAGGGACATCCAGTTTATAATTTTATGACAGGTAACAGCAATAGTCTAATAGAAGAGATTAGACCTGACACGGAGTCTGGAGTGTATTTCAAATATGGATATTATAAGCTAGACAATGGCTCTTTTGTTCAAATAGGTATAAGGGCTGAAAAAATTCATGAGTTTTTAAATGATTTTGAGATTCAAAATCTTATAACAACACTTAAGGAGATTAATTCTCTTGAGAAAGTATTATTTATAGATAATGAGTTACGTATTGTAAATAGCACTGATTATAATCTGACTGGAGTAAAAATAACTAATCCTAGAATCAGGGAAATCATTGAAAAGAACGAAGAATCGGGATTTATTGCTCAAAATAAAAACGATGAGTATTATCAATTTTATCAGCCTATTAATTTTGATGGAGTTAAGATTGGAACCTTGGCAATATATTATGATACTGAGTCTATAAGACAAAGCTCTAGGCTTATTATTATGAATGGCTTAGTAATTTATTTGATAGTACTATGTATATTAGGATACATTGTCAGTAGCTTTTATAGTAAAAGCAAAAGGTATTTTGACATAGGATTTTATGACAAGCTTAGCAATCTTCCCAACAAGCATTACTTTGAAGAATATATAAAGCCGTTGCTAGCTAAAAGCGATATTCAAAATCAGGCACTTATTTTCATCAATATAAAAAACTTCAGCGCAGTAAATATTTCCTATGGATATGCTTTTGGAGATGAAGTAATTAAGAAAATAGCTTTAAATCTCAAAAATATAAATACTGTAAAAACTACATTATTTAGAATGGAATCTGATAGATTTTTATTGTTTGTAGAAAATTATACAGATGAAAATGAAATATTGAGCTTAATTGCCCAAATAAACAATGTTTTTAGCACATCCCTTGACTTAAGCAATAGCGATTATTCACTTACAGTAGAGTTAGGAATAGTTAAGCTGGATGAAGAGGATTTAGAGCTTGATAGAATTATGAAAAATGGAGCTATTGCCTTAAAAAATGTAAAAAGGGATACCTTTGTAAACTATGTGTTTTTTAATAAAGACATGGAAGAGGCTTTAATTAGACAAAATAAAATAGAGCGTGAATTAAGAAAGGCATTAGCAGATCCCTTGCAGGAAATTATATATGTAGAATTTCAACCTCAAGTAGATATCATTTCAGGTAAAATACTTGGTTTCGAAGCTTTAGCTAGGATGAAGTCTGAAGATTTAGGCCATGTTTCGCCTATGGAATTTATTCCTATTGCCGAAGAAAAACTTCTTATAGTTGAATTAGGTAATTTTGTTTTGAAGAAATCTTGCGAGTTTATTAAAACTTTAAATCAGCACAATATATTTAATCAGTGGGTAGCAATTAATATATCAGCAGCTCAAATCCTTAGAAGTGATTTTGTAAAAACTATTCTAGGCATAATAGAGGAATGTGATTGTGACAAAAGCCAAATAGAATTAGAAATTACAGAGTCGTTGCTTATTGATAATTTTGAGCTTGTTAACAATCAACTGGATAGACTTCGTAGATTTGGAATAAAAATATCACTTGATGATTTCGGCACAGGATATTCCTCTTTTTCAATGCTTGAAGAGACGAATATAGATAAGCTCAAAATTGATAGAAGCTTTATAAATAGGATAACTGAGGATAATTTGGAAGTTTCAATAGCAGAGGATATAATTTCTATGGCCCATAAGCTAGGACTTACTGTAATAGCAGAGGGAGTCGAAAGCCAAAATCAAAAGAATTGTTTATCAGAGCATGAGTGTGATATAGCTCAAGGCTATTATTACAGCAAGCCTATTTCGTTCGAAAAAGCAATAAAGATGGCTACTAATAATTAA
- a CDS encoding MFS transporter, protein MKKSLNISYSAVQGSYWMYFGAIMSFASVFLLSKDYTNSEIGVILALSSIGAVILQPILADMVDKMEQKPLILLTNIVAIGLIFGTASLYLFKMKSLTLTIVFITLAAFMSSLQPIVTSIAFHYSTARNPINFGMSRSFGSVSYAAMTSILGAMVYKYGKNAIPTAGIIILFLLIASLLITASISKKAVIEADIDNIDLNKMQKSQQKISLSEFIRRNKNFVIFSFAVMLIFFQNSVLNSYLIQILENVGGNSNQMGQLFSFMAVLELPGLFFFTQIRKKLSCQFMLKLSSVAFAFKIFLTYLAGSVSFIYIAFLFQLISFPLFLSSSVHLVDEVMDKNEAVKGQSLITSMMTLSTVFASFIGGFVLDLSGASSLLLISSVLAVIGTIVVFVIIDKIKDSKS, encoded by the coding sequence ATGAAAAAATCATTAAATATTTCATATAGTGCTGTCCAAGGCTCATATTGGATGTATTTTGGCGCTATAATGAGCTTTGCATCTGTTTTTCTACTCAGTAAAGATTATACCAATTCAGAAATAGGTGTTATACTTGCACTTTCCAGTATAGGAGCTGTAATTCTCCAGCCTATTCTAGCTGATATGGTGGATAAAATGGAGCAAAAGCCACTCATTTTGCTTACTAATATTGTAGCAATTGGGCTTATATTTGGAACAGCTTCCTTATACCTATTTAAAATGAAATCCTTAACCTTAACTATAGTATTTATAACATTAGCTGCTTTTATGTCATCTCTTCAGCCTATAGTAACGTCCATTGCCTTTCATTATAGTACTGCTAGAAATCCAATAAATTTTGGAATGTCTCGTAGCTTTGGTTCTGTCTCTTACGCTGCAATGACTAGCATATTAGGTGCTATGGTATATAAATATGGCAAAAATGCCATTCCTACGGCTGGAATAATAATTCTTTTTTTGCTTATTGCATCTCTTTTAATTACTGCATCTATATCCAAAAAAGCAGTAATTGAAGCTGATATAGATAACATAGATTTAAACAAAATGCAAAAATCTCAGCAAAAGATAAGCCTTTCAGAATTTATACGCCGTAATAAAAACTTTGTAATCTTTTCATTTGCAGTAATGCTGATTTTTTTCCAAAATTCAGTGCTTAATAGCTACTTGATTCAAATTCTTGAAAATGTAGGTGGAAACAGTAATCAAATGGGCCAATTATTTTCTTTCATGGCTGTGCTAGAGCTACCTGGACTTTTTTTCTTTACTCAAATCAGAAAAAAGCTCAGCTGTCAGTTTATGCTCAAGCTATCCTCTGTAGCCTTTGCATTTAAAATATTTCTAACATATTTAGCTGGCTCAGTTAGCTTCATCTATATAGCATTTTTATTTCAGCTCATCTCTTTTCCTTTATTTTTATCCTCAAGTGTTCATCTTGTCGATGAAGTTATGGATAAGAATGAGGCTGTTAAAGGTCAGTCTCTCATCACTAGCATGATGACTTTAAGCACTGTATTTGCAAGCTTTATCGGAGGATTTGTACTTGATTTAAGCGGTGCTTCTTCTCTCTTGCTTATCAGTAGCGTTTTAGCAGTGATTGGAACTATAGTTGTATTTGTTATTATTGATAAAATCAAAGATTCGAAAAGCTAA